The Lathyrus oleraceus cultivar Zhongwan6 chromosome 5, CAAS_Psat_ZW6_1.0, whole genome shotgun sequence genome includes the window tcggggactcttttgaaaagtaaagggtcgtcccagtaataatgttttatgtcatggaagaatcgtttcttttgttggtaggataaatcaagtggaaccactcCGGCGACTAAATAATTGACcaaatcagcgtaccatggtgtaacgcatacagccaaggtggtctctacctgttcatcatctctattttcttccaaattagctataagtttatcgtacgaaaaatcatcattgatcgatgttctttccggttccaggttttcaagtctagagaggtgatctgctactacgttttcagttccttttttatctttgatttccaaatcaaattcttgtagcaacaagatccaccttagggGTCTAGGTTTAACGTCCTTTTTcgttaagaggtacttaatggcagcgtgatcaatgtaaacgattattttagcttcgaccaagtaggaacgaaatttatctagtgcaaatactactgctaaaagttctttctcggtcgtggcgtaattcatttgtgcttcatctagagttctactcgcataatatatgacgtgaagttttttatcctttcgttgtcctaaaacagcgcctacgacgtagtcacttgcgtcacacattatttcgaaaggttcattccaatccggggtctgcattatgggtgcggagatcaatgcatgtttaagtgtttgaaatgcttctaaacatttattgtcgaagatgaattcagcatctttcattaataatccggttaaaggtttagttattttagagaaatctttaatgaatcgtcggtaaaaaccggcatgtcctaagaagcttcgtatttccctcacagttttcggaggttgaaggttttcgattacttctatttcggctttgtctacttcaattcctctatttgatatgatgtttcctaaaacaattccttcttgtaccataaagtgacatttttcccaattaagtactaggtttacttttacacatcgttctagaactctttctaggttttcaagacattcttcgaaactttgtccgcatacggaaaagtcatccataaagacttccatgatgttttcgagaaaatcggcgaatattgccatcatgcacctttggaaggttgcaggagcattgcacaagccaaacgacattcgtcgataagcgaaggtaccaaaaggacatgtgaacgttgtcttttcttggtcatcaggatgaattggtatttgaaagaaacctgagtaaccgtccagatagcagaagtgagaatgcttggctagtcgctctaacatctggtctatgaatggtaaaggaaaatgatcttttcgggttgctttgttcagcttcctatagtcaatgcacattctccatcccgattcaattcgtttggttatagtttctcctttttcattttcgatcactgttatacctcctttctttggtactacgtgtacaggactaacccatttgctatcggatataggatatatgatacctgcctctaataactttgttacttcctttttcactacctcactcaggatcgggtttagtctcctctaatgttccctagaagttttacagtcttcttctagcatgatgcggtgcatacgaataaaaggacttatccctttaagatcggtgatgttgtatcctagtgcggttggatattttcttaagatatgtaggagtttttctgtttcaagttttcctagatctgcattgactatcactggtcgttcaagttctaagtctaggaattcatatctcagatttttgggaagtgttttcaggtcgagggttggtttcttaaggcattgcgtaggatctgatgttattgttaacattggttcagtctgtcttctacacgatagtcagacAATTCGTCATTTTTgaattctgtttcttttatgcattcatcgatgatatccatgaagtaacatgtgtcttctattgcaggtgcttctaaaaatttggaaagaatgaactcaattttctcttctcctacttcgaaagtgattcgtcctcgttttacgtctatgatagcaccggcggttgctaagtgtagcacctcaaatttgcaccctaccttttgcatattcatttcatttttaggtcattaacatcacattaacattgccttagcattgcatagcatattgcattttATCATGCGAGACTGATCAGAAGAAgtcatctgtgcaagagagcaagggaTTTTCATGTTGGAAAAAGTCCTATGGTCGTTCTAGAGAGCTCATGCGAATTAAGGCTCATGTTGTAGCAAGTTGGCCAAAGTTGGGGGTTCAGGAGCCCACAGTGCGTAACCAAGTCGgctgaggcccataaaagtcaaccGTCTAACCAAATATCCATATACCATTTAGCCCATTTAACTAACCCATATCCGCATTTTAAAACCAAATGTCCATAAACCAGATATCCATTCAAATCCAATTCCTAATACCCatttgatccattattttcaataCCCATTTGCATATCCATGACCTTCTTTTTTTTATCCATTTTTCACAATAAAAATCCACTAGAAATCCAAATCCTCTTACCAAATCCATATTTCATTTTTACTAATTCCTAATTTCTAAAACAATCCGTGTAACCATTTAATTCTTTTTCCAAACCATTAATGATCATTTACATACACATTTCAATTCATCCTTTAGATTCAATCCAAAGACAGTTTACCATCATAAACCATTATTTCTGATTGACAATTCAAATGCACTACAAACATTTCATCCATTAGTTGCAAAACTGCACTTTCATCACATAAGCCAATTTCCAAAATCACATGTATTCAAGTCCAATTTAAACATTTCACTAATGTCTCACATTACTAATTCAATTACCTACATTACACATTCAATGCATAAAAGTTACAACAAAATCCCAAAAAAAAACACACTAATCCATACCAATTCATACATTCCAAATTCAATTATTTCCATACACAAAACATGCATTCCAAATAACAGCATAAAAAAGGAACCTAACGACCTTTCTATTGAGCAGCAACATAGGCATCATTTATCTAAATTGCAGGGGTTGCCTTCTGTCAATTCCGGTCAAACTGAACAAGGTAGCGGTGTCAATCAAGGCACTGTAAAGGATGAGTTTTCAAGAGGTTCTTTAGCACTCACTAGCTTACCACCACCAACATCTGCTAGCTTGCTCCCAACTGGCTCTTTTATTTCTCGGATCCCAGCTAGCACTTCTGCTATGGTGTCTAAGGCACCTCTAAAAAGACCTCTTGGCCAGAAGAAACCACTTGAGACACTTGGTTCTTCACCTCCTCCTCCGAGTAAGAAACAAAAGGTGTCTGGGCCATCTCTGGAACAAAGCATTGCACAGCTTAATGATGTTACAGCTGTTAGTGGTGTCGATCTTAGGGAGGAGGAAGAGCAGTTATTTTCTGGGTCCAAAGAGGACAGTCGAGCTTCAGAAGCATCTCGAAGAGTTGTGCAAGAAGAGGAAGAAAGTCTGATTTTGCTGAAAGCTCCATTGCAGAGAAAATTGATTGAAATTATGACCGAGTGTGGCTTGAAAGGCATGGGTAATGATGTGGAAAATCGCTTGTCACTGTGTGTTGAAGAGCGAATGCGCGGAGTGATAAGTAACATAATCAGTATGCCAAAGTTGAGGGAAACCTACAAGAAAGTAACAGAATGCTAACTGTTAAAAGAAAAGCTCTAACAGCGCCATAACAAGGTAGCCTACCCACTGACACAAATGCCATGAAACCTGAAGCATCGAGTTAGAAGCGCATCATCCAAATGCAAAGCAGCAGAGCATGTTGTTTAAACTGAGGCAGATGCAAGATCCTCACCAAACCATGTTGCAGCCAGAAGTACTTCCGGTTTTCAAGCTACCTGACCAACAAAACAAGCCATGAGCATTCAATGCAATTCACCCCAACCAACCAAACCTTCTAACAAAACCTACAATCCAAAAAATGCAGCTCAATTCAAATCAATGAGTTTCAAAATAATAAACAGTGCATGAAAGAGCAGTTCAGGTAAAGAAGCAAGTCACCCAATGTAAGTCAATTCAGTTATCCATGGATCAAAAGATTGAAGGCAAATGGATTAGAAATTTGAACTTGTGGTAAAAACCACGTGACTTAATTCATAGTTCAAGACTTACCTTCATTTAAGTGCCAGCTGGATGGTGCAGATTGAGCCATTTTTTTTAGATTTAATTCTCCAATTTGCCCCTTAGATCCTGCTATATAAGCTGCAATCATTTGCCAAT containing:
- the LOC127079071 gene encoding transcription initiation factor TFIID subunit 4b-like, with the protein product MSHITNSITYITHSMHKSYNKIPKKNTLIHTNSYIPNSIISIHKTCIPNNSIKKEPNDLSIEQQHRHHLSKLQGLPSVNSGQTEQGSGVNQGTVKDEFSRGSLALTSLPPPTSASLLPTGSFISRIPASTSAMVSKAPLKRPLGQKKPLETLGSSPPPPSKKQKVSGPSLEQSIAQLNDVTAVSGVDLREEEEQLFSGSKEDSRASEASRRVVQEEEESLILLKAPLQRKLIEIMTECGLKGMGNDVENRLSLCVEERMRGVISNIISMPKLRETYKKVTEC